ACCATGGCGCGCCGGATCTGTTTGAGGGCCAGTCCCGCTTGCGGTTGGACGGCGTTGCTGCAGCCGGGCGCCGCCGCACCATCTGGGTACTGGACCGAATCGTTGCTTTTCACTGGCCGTGACTTCTACACTTCTGTCAGCAGTTAACCGCTACGTCCTGATTTGCGTAGCAAGCCCAGAGTTCGGCTGCTCGCGCGTCAGGCACGACGTTCGGTGTTCCCTGCGACATCTCAACCTGGTGAGGGGGTAAGAATCATGGCAGCGTCCAACATGCAGCCGCGCGTCATCAAGCGGAAGAAGGACCGTTGATCCGCCAAGCGCAGGTGTCGGCGCGCCATGACCATGGCGCGCCGCATCTGTGTGGCGGCCACTTCCGCTTACGGTCACGGCGTTGCCCGCCGGTGGCCGCGGCCAGGCGAGAGTTGCGCATGTGACGGGATCGCAGTCGGCCCTGGAGCGGACGTGCGCCCAGTGGCTCCGTGTCAAGCTGGGCCGCTCGGTGGCCGGATTCTCCGACCGCCGGCTGATGTGTCATGCCTGAGGCCGCCCTTGCCGTCCACGGGGTGGTGAAAGAGTTCGGCCGGGGCGCCAAGCTGCGCCGGGCGCTGGACGAGGTGTCCTTCGAGGTGCCGTCGGGGCAGATCTGCGGCGTGCTGGGCCCTAACGGGGCGGGCAAGACGACGCTCGTACGGGTGTGTTCGACCATGTTGCGGCCCGAGCACGGCACGGTCACGGTGGCCGGCTTCGACGTGGTCGCCCAGATGGCCGACGTTCGCCGCAGCATCGGGGTCGTGCTGGGTGGCGACCAGGGCCTGTACCCGAGGCTGACCGGGAGCGAGAACCTGGAGTACTGGGGTTCGCTGTTCCGGCTGCGGCGACCGGCGGCGCGCAGGCGGGCGGCGGAATTGCTGGAACTGGTCGGCCTCGCCGACCGTGGCGGCGACCGGGTGTCCACCTATTCCCGCGGCATGAAGCAACGGTTGCACCTGGCCCGCGGCATGGTCGGCGACCCACGGGTGCTGTTCCTGGACGAGCCCACCACCGGGTTGGACCCGATCGGCATCCACTCGCTGCACGAGATCGTGGTGAACCTGTCCACCAGTGGCGTCACCATCCTGCTGACCACGCACGACATGGCCGAGGCGGAGGCGCTGTGCGCCCAGGTGCTGCTGATCTCGCGCGGCCGCATCCTGCTGCGCGGCGCGCCCGGAGAGCTGGAGATCCCCTCCCAGGTCCGGGTATCGGTGGACGTCGGCGGCCTGGCCGAAGCCCGGTACCGCGAGCTGGCATTGCTGCCCGGGGTGCTCACCTTCTCGCTGCGTCCGGGAGGCACTGCCCGGTTCGGCCTTGACAGCAAGGAGCACGCCGCTGAGCTGTCGTCCCGGGCCCAGGAGGCCGGCGCCGACCGGCTCGGCATCGCTCCGGCCTCGGTCGAGGACGCCTATCTCGCGCTCTTCGACGTGCCCGCCCCATGAGCGTGTTGCTCGCCGGGCTGCGGTTGCAGATGCTGATCAGCCTTCGCCGGCTGGACGAGCTGCAGGTGCTGGCCCTGGTGCCGTTCGCCGCGGTGCTGTACCTGACGATGCTCGCCCAGACCGGCCGGCGCGATCTGGCGATCGTGGGAGTGCTGGCCAGTTACGTGACCGCGGTGTGGTCGCTGGCGATCTATTCCGGCGGTGACCTGATCGACGAAGAGCGCCGCAACGGCACGTTCGCGTCGCTGCTGGTCACGCCGGTGTCGGTGGCCCAGGCGATGTTCGGCCGGGTGCTTGCCATCTCGCTGCTCGGGCTGGTCGCGCTGGTCGAGTCCGGCGTGGTGGCGGTGCTGTTCTTCCACATCGATCTGGGCATCGACCGGCCGTGGCTGCTGGCGGGCATCGTGGTGCTGCTGACCGTGGCGATGGCCGGGGCGACGTACCTCTTCGCCGCCGTGTTCCTGCTGACCTCCCACGCTCGCTCCTGGCAGAACGCGATGTCCTATCCGGCGTTCGTGCTCGGGGGCGTCCTCGCGCCACTGCGCGCCTGGCCGATCTGGGTCCAGGTGCCCGGACGGTTGTTCTTCCTGTCCTGGGTGATGGACCTGTTCGCGGTGGCCACCGGCCGGTCCACGGGCGGGGTGCTGCTACCGGCGCTGGCCGCCGGTGGACTGGTCGCGATCACCTGGTGGCTGGCGTGGGAGATGGTGCGGTGGGCGATCCGGCGCGTTCAGGCCACGGGAGCCTTCGATGGCGCCTGACCGGCTGACCTCCGGCGAACCGATCGATGAGACTGCCGCCCTGCTCGCGACCTTCCGGTTCGCCGCCGTCATCGGGTGGCGGGACTTTCGCGCGTCGTACCGGTGGTACACCTACGTCGGCGGCTGGCTGGTCCGGGTGGTGGCCCAGGCGGCCTTCTTGGCGTCGGTAGGGCTGTTGGTGGGCAGCGAATCGGTGGCGCACCGGATCGCGATCGGCGCCGCGTGCGCCTCGGCGGCCACCGGCGCGCTGCTGGCCATCCCGATGGCTACCCGGGAGCGCGCGCTGGGCACGGCAGGCCTGCTCGTCGTCTCGCCGGCGGGACTGGTCCCCTCGATGCTCGGACGGGCCGTCGACCGGCTGGTCGACGGGGGCCTGATGAGCGCCACAGCGCTGGTGGCGGTGTTCGCCTACCTTCCCGAGGTGCGGCTGCTGCACCCATCCTCGCTTCTGCTGCCGGTGCTCGCGATGGCGATGGCCTACAGCTCGACCTGCCTGGCGATGACCCTGGCCGGGGTGGCACTGCTCTGGCCGGACGCTCGCAACCTGCTCAGCGCCAGCCTGACCGTCCCGTTGACGTTGCTGTCGGGCGCGGTGCTGCCGCACGAGCTGACCGGTCGGTTGGCGCTCCTCAGCCATCTGCTGCCACTAGGCAACGGCGTCCAGGGCTGCCGCCAACTGGCGCTCGGGGATGCCGCTGGCGCGCTGCTGCCGCTGCTCGCCGAGGTGCTGGTGGGCTCGGTGTGGCTGGTGGCGGCAATAGGTTCCCTGCGCGTGACTCAGAGCTGGGCGACGCGCCGGGCGGGGCTGGTCTAGTGGCGGGGCTGGTCTAGTGGCGGGACTGGAGCGGTTGTCCGACGCCGAGCCCCGCAGCCGACAAGAGGGAGGCGTGCGATGAGCGCGAGGAAGCTATCGGACCGGCAGCGGCTGTGGAATGCCCTGCTGTGGCCAGGAGGTCTGGACTCGGCCGACGCGGTCACCCTCGGTCGGCTGGCGTTGCTGGCCGAGGAGCAGGAGGTGCTGCTGCCGCTGGCCGACCAGTTCCTGGCAGCGCCGGCGTGCACCGAACTGGTCGCCGAGCGGGTGGCGCTGCGCCGGGGCAACCACGCCCGGGCGGTGATCCAGCTGCGGCAGGTGGACGAGGCGCTGCGGTCGGCCGGAGTGCCGTTCCTGGTTATCAAGGGCTTCGGCTATGAGCACCTGCAACCGGCCGGTTACCAGCGGCAGATGGACGATCTCGATCTGGTGCTGCCGACCATCGCCGACGGATGGCGGGCGGTCACCGCGCTGGCAGAGCTCGGCTATCAACTGCGTGCGGCCACGGTCGCGCGTCGCGACTGGGGCTGGTCGGCCGTGATCGCGCTCCAGGACGACAAGGGCACACACGTGGAGCTGAACTGCGCCGGCATGATCTTTCACAGCCATTCGGTGCTGCGCTGGAACGCCGAGCTCTTCACCGACCATGAGACTGTCCGGGGGGTCGGGGTGTCCGGGCGCCGCTGGGCCGCCGCGATCCTGATCGCCGAGATGGTGGACCGGCCCCGGCTGCGGCTGCGCGACCGGCTCGACGCCCGCGCGGTGCTGGCCCGGCTGGACGGCTCCGACGAGGCCTGGCTGGCTGACCTGGCGCGGCGCCACGCGCTGGGGTGGGAGCTGACCGCAGCTCGTGACACCGGTTCCGACGACGTGGACCGCGAGGGTAACCCCTGGCTGCGGGTGCGCCGCCGGGTGCCGGGCACTTTCCGGGCCGTCACGCATGCGTATCCGATGATGCGCCCCGCCGGCGTCGGCCAGGCCGTCCGGGCGGCGGGCGTCGCCCTCAGCCGTGACTTGCTCGGCTTATGGCTGGAGGGCGATCCGGATGCCGAGGTCAGCGACCGGATGCTGGCCTGGGCCGGCCGGGTCGCGACCGTGCTCAACCACCGCCCGGCCGGCCGGCAGCTCGCGACCGGGATAAGCCTGCCGCTGGTGCCGTTGGACACCGCCGATCCCGCCCGCCGGCAGGTGGCCGGTCAACCGGCCGACAGCTCCGACGGGATCACGGTCTATGACACCGGCCGGACGCTGGTGCTGGATACGCCGATCGGCGCGTTCCTGGCGGCGGTCATCCCCATCGTCACCGAGGCGCAGGTCGAGCGGGCGGTCGCCGCTATGGCAGGGACCGTCCGCGACGGCTGACCGTCCGAACCGCCGCGCGGACGCAGCTCGACGGGCTCGGCAGGGAAAGGCTGGCATAGAGGTCAAAATGGCTACAATCGACGCATGAGGGGAAGCCGTGCTGCCTGATAACTCCCCGCAACATAACTCCCCGCAACGCCATCCGGCGGTCCAAGCCGCCGCTGTCGCCCAGCGGGACTCCCGCATGGATGGGTGGCTGACCGCGTCCGCGGCCAAGGCCGGCCGCTACTGCGATGACATTTATTTTCTCGAGTCGTGGAACCAGGCCTGCGAGTCGCTGCCCGATCCCGGGCCGATCCTGCGCGCGAACACCTACGTCCTGCTCAAACCGGAGACGCTGGCAGCCGGACGTGTCGAGCAGGTGCTCACGCTGATCCAGGACCGGGGCTACCTGCTGCTCGACGTGCTACCCATCCTGCTGGACCGGCACCGGATCCGCGCGCTGTGGCAGTACCAGCTGAATGCGGCGCCGTTGGCCACGCTCGCCACTGTGGATCTGATCATGTCTTGCGGGCCTGCCGCGATCGCACTGCTGACGGAGGCGCCGGGCGCCCAGCAGTCCGGCGGCTCTGCCAGCGAACGGCTGAGCGTGATGAAGGGCCTGTCGTACGGGCCTCGCCGGCCGACCGACATACGAGCGTTACTGGGAGGCACCACCAGGTTGTTCAGCTACTTGCACGTTCCGGACGAGCCCGCTGATCTGGTCCGCGAACTCGGCATCTGGTTCGACCACCCCGCCAGGCGCCGGGTCTATCGCACCCTCGCCGGCGGCGACGGCACGCCCAAGCTGGCGATCAGGCAGGCGGCACGGCGGCTCGAACCGGACGTTGTCATCGACCTCGACCTGCATCGGGCTCTGGACACCGTGGCGCGCGCCATCGGTGCGGGGGACGAGGCGCGACTGCGGCAGGTGCGCACTTGTCTTCTAGAAGAATGCGAGGCCACGACATTGCTGGACCTGGTGCACTGGCTGAGCGGCCTGCCCGGCGTCCCGGCCTGGGACCGGGCGATCATCGCCGCTCATCTGGTGCAACGTGAACCCCTGGCGCGCCCTCCGTTGCTGTAGCGAGGTCGCCGTGGCGCGCTGCGCTCGGCCTCCGTCACACTCTTCCTATATACGACAAAGCCATTGTCGCCGGTAAAAACAGGGTGTACCTTCGATACATCACTTATCACACTCCCTTGTGAGGTTGTCATGACTCCCACCCAGCAGCTCCGCCGTGTGGACCAGCAGATCACCACGGCTCCCGCAGTCCTCGTTCCTTCGGCGATCGAGAAGATGTTGATCACGCGCCAGGAAGTCCAGCTGCCGAAGTTCCGCACCACCTGTACTGACTGCGTCCCCAATTTCTAACCTTCTCCAACTGCCCGAACGCAGCACGATTGGGCGGGCGGCTGACGTCATCGAACGTCAGGCGCGCGCCCAATCTGACGCCGGGCGCCAGTCGGTGCTGCTGGCCGTGGATGGGGTAGGGCTGTCGATCGCCGAGGCATGCTGGCCGGCGGCTCGCTGCGAGTCGCTGGTGACGACCTTTCCCAGTACCTCCACGACGGCCTGGCTGACAGCCTTGACCGGCGCGGGCCTGGAGCGACACCTGGTTCCTGGCATGGTGTTTCAGGTCGACGGCTCGCCGGTAGAGGCGGTGGGCCCAGGCCCGGCGAACCTGATCGGTCCGGTCGAGTCGGTGTTCAGCCGCTTGCGCGCCGTCGGTGTCAGATCGTCGGTGATTCCCGGGATGATCGCCGACTACCCAGGCCCCTGGTCGCGTGCGCTCTGGCAGGGTGCGAGCCTCGTGGCGCCCACTCGACCGGCTGCCACGCCACCGGACCCCCGGGACACCGCGAGCCAGGCCGTGGCCGACATCGACGCGGTGCTGGCCACCGGCGCCGATCTCGTCATCGCCTACGTCGACATCGACTCCACGGTTCACCAGGAGGGCTACTCCGACCGGGTTCAGCAGGCCCTGGCGATTCTTGACTCCG
This is a stretch of genomic DNA from Jatrophihabitans sp.. It encodes these proteins:
- a CDS encoding ABC transporter ATP-binding protein, which encodes MPEAALAVHGVVKEFGRGAKLRRALDEVSFEVPSGQICGVLGPNGAGKTTLVRVCSTMLRPEHGTVTVAGFDVVAQMADVRRSIGVVLGGDQGLYPRLTGSENLEYWGSLFRLRRPAARRRAAELLELVGLADRGGDRVSTYSRGMKQRLHLARGMVGDPRVLFLDEPTTGLDPIGIHSLHEIVVNLSTSGVTILLTTHDMAEAEALCAQVLLISRGRILLRGAPGELEIPSQVRVSVDVGGLAEARYRELALLPGVLTFSLRPGGTARFGLDSKEHAAELSSRAQEAGADRLGIAPASVEDAYLALFDVPAP
- a CDS encoding nucleotidyltransferase family protein, with protein sequence MSARKLSDRQRLWNALLWPGGLDSADAVTLGRLALLAEEQEVLLPLADQFLAAPACTELVAERVALRRGNHARAVIQLRQVDEALRSAGVPFLVIKGFGYEHLQPAGYQRQMDDLDLVLPTIADGWRAVTALAELGYQLRAATVARRDWGWSAVIALQDDKGTHVELNCAGMIFHSHSVLRWNAELFTDHETVRGVGVSGRRWAAAILIAEMVDRPRLRLRDRLDARAVLARLDGSDEAWLADLARRHALGWELTAARDTGSDDVDREGNPWLRVRRRVPGTFRAVTHAYPMMRPAGVGQAVRAAGVALSRDLLGLWLEGDPDAEVSDRMLAWAGRVATVLNHRPAGRQLATGISLPLVPLDTADPARRQVAGQPADSSDGITVYDTGRTLVLDTPIGAFLAAVIPIVTEAQVERAVAAMAGTVRDG
- a CDS encoding ABC transporter permease — its product is MAPDRLTSGEPIDETAALLATFRFAAVIGWRDFRASYRWYTYVGGWLVRVVAQAAFLASVGLLVGSESVAHRIAIGAACASAATGALLAIPMATRERALGTAGLLVVSPAGLVPSMLGRAVDRLVDGGLMSATALVAVFAYLPEVRLLHPSSLLLPVLAMAMAYSSTCLAMTLAGVALLWPDARNLLSASLTVPLTLLSGAVLPHELTGRLALLSHLLPLGNGVQGCRQLALGDAAGALLPLLAEVLVGSVWLVAAIGSLRVTQSWATRRAGLV
- a CDS encoding ABC transporter permease → MSVLLAGLRLQMLISLRRLDELQVLALVPFAAVLYLTMLAQTGRRDLAIVGVLASYVTAVWSLAIYSGGDLIDEERRNGTFASLLVTPVSVAQAMFGRVLAISLLGLVALVESGVVAVLFFHIDLGIDRPWLLAGIVVLLTVAMAGATYLFAAVFLLTSHARSWQNAMSYPAFVLGGVLAPLRAWPIWVQVPGRLFFLSWVMDLFAVATGRSTGGVLLPALAAGGLVAITWWLAWEMVRWAIRRVQATGAFDGA
- a CDS encoding alkaline phosphatase family protein produces the protein MLLAVDGVGLSIAEACWPAARCESLVTTFPSTSTTAWLTALTGAGLERHLVPGMVFQVDGSPVEAVGPGPANLIGPVESVFSRLRAVGVRSSVIPGMIADYPGPWSRALWQGASLVAPTRPAATPPDPRDTASQAVADIDAVLATGADLVIAYVDIDSTVHQEGYSDRVQQALAILDSAAIGWRRQEIRTMALSDHGATEVRPDAAVAQRWTAMVDSGLCDPVSGGAGRVRWLHSCPGQHQRLLQVARDALGDVAWVASKWEVAQRGWWPASENLLRRVGDVVAVATAPAFPVPQEDMRYEHGSITPMEMLIPFAVW